A region of Burkholderiales bacterium DNA encodes the following proteins:
- a CDS encoding cyclic nucleotide-binding domain-containing protein → MSDVCKIAIIGSGPSGLSCAAHAAELGVSHVLLEAEGHPSDTIYRYQKGKHVMAEPAVLPLRSPIAFSAGKREAVLDRWNTDLRRYGVDIRLRARVTQIAGGQGAFVITTAQRERFEAENVVLCIGLQGNLRKLGVPGEELPLVQYELDDPDRYSNETIVVVGAGDAAIENALALADSNRVVMINRNDEFARAKQGNLDLVLEAIKQGRIECRYGTSVVGVEDVETDGKPCRFLAQTPAGVEPIACDRVIARLGAIPPRKLVESFGIEFPSADPAAVPRLSERYESNVPGLYIIGALGGYPLIKQAMNQGYEVVEYILGNRVEPADEPLLREKFRSWKGAASVSEALALIQRNVPLFAELTPLQLREFMLDSEVLAPRQGEAIFFKGDYSNSFFSVVEGEVLIETRGEDGGTNTVALGQGQFFGEMGLLSGRRRANTVRAGHGCVVVETPRRSMLKLIASIDPVRQEIDRAYLRRAVRGHVAPWISGEDMEEMIRGAVIKTFPAGATLFSEGDEADGLHLIRRGSVMITKQIGGKEIVLSYVPAGNYIGEMALLSDERRTATVRAAVNVETIVLQSNVFKSVVARNASLRGEFQAEVLERVAENVKRESEPEPGNLISFLLAQGIGEATDVLLIDESLCIRCDNCEKACADSHDGTSRLDRQAGPTFANIHVPTSCRHCENPHCMKDCPPDAIHRNPQGEVYIDDTCIGCGNCQKNCPYGVIQLATAHPKRHRPSLWAWLITGLTTEPGRERTAEGADKDGAKKAVKCDMCKDLWGGAACVRACPTGAAIRVSPEKFLDYAGN, encoded by the coding sequence ATGAGCGACGTCTGCAAAATCGCGATCATCGGTTCGGGCCCCAGCGGCCTCTCCTGCGCGGCGCACGCCGCCGAGCTCGGCGTGAGCCACGTGCTGCTCGAAGCCGAAGGCCACCCGTCCGACACGATCTACCGCTACCAGAAAGGCAAGCACGTGATGGCGGAGCCGGCGGTGCTGCCGCTGCGCAGCCCCATCGCCTTCAGCGCGGGCAAGCGCGAAGCCGTCCTCGACCGCTGGAACACCGACCTGCGCCGCTACGGCGTGGACATCCGGCTGCGCGCGCGCGTGACGCAGATCGCCGGCGGGCAAGGCGCTTTCGTCATCACCACCGCACAGCGCGAGCGCTTCGAGGCCGAGAACGTGGTGCTGTGCATCGGCCTCCAGGGCAACCTGCGCAAGCTCGGCGTGCCGGGCGAGGAGCTTCCGCTCGTCCAGTACGAGCTCGACGATCCCGACCGCTATTCCAACGAGACCATCGTCGTCGTCGGCGCCGGCGACGCCGCGATCGAGAACGCGCTCGCGCTCGCCGACAGCAACCGCGTCGTCATGATCAACCGCAACGACGAGTTCGCGCGCGCCAAGCAGGGCAACCTCGACCTCGTGCTGGAGGCGATCAAGCAGGGCCGCATCGAGTGCCGTTACGGCACGAGCGTCGTCGGCGTGGAGGATGTGGAGACCGACGGCAAGCCGTGCCGCTTCCTCGCGCAGACGCCGGCCGGCGTCGAGCCGATCGCGTGCGACCGCGTGATCGCGCGCCTGGGCGCGATACCGCCGCGCAAGCTCGTCGAAAGCTTCGGCATCGAGTTCCCGTCGGCCGACCCGGCCGCGGTGCCGCGCCTGTCCGAGCGCTACGAATCGAACGTGCCGGGCCTCTACATCATCGGCGCGCTCGGCGGCTATCCGCTGATCAAGCAGGCGATGAACCAGGGCTACGAGGTCGTCGAATACATCCTCGGCAACCGCGTCGAGCCTGCCGACGAGCCGCTCCTGCGCGAGAAGTTCAGGAGCTGGAAAGGCGCGGCGAGCGTGTCCGAAGCGCTCGCGCTCATCCAGCGCAACGTGCCGCTGTTCGCCGAGCTCACGCCGCTGCAGCTGCGCGAGTTCATGCTCGACAGCGAGGTCCTCGCGCCGCGGCAGGGCGAGGCGATCTTCTTCAAGGGCGATTACTCCAACTCGTTCTTCTCCGTGGTCGAAGGCGAGGTGCTGATCGAGACGCGCGGCGAGGACGGCGGCACCAACACCGTCGCGCTCGGCCAGGGACAGTTCTTCGGCGAGATGGGCCTGTTGTCGGGCCGACGGCGCGCGAACACCGTCCGCGCGGGCCACGGCTGCGTCGTCGTCGAGACCCCGCGGCGCTCGATGCTCAAGCTCATCGCGAGCATCGACCCCGTGCGCCAGGAGATCGACCGCGCCTACCTGCGCCGAGCGGTGCGCGGACACGTTGCGCCGTGGATCTCCGGCGAAGACATGGAAGAGATGATCCGCGGCGCGGTCATCAAGACCTTCCCCGCCGGGGCGACGCTCTTCAGCGAAGGCGACGAAGCCGACGGCCTGCACCTCATCCGCCGCGGCTCGGTGATGATCACCAAGCAGATCGGCGGCAAGGAAATCGTGCTGTCGTACGTGCCCGCCGGGAACTACATCGGCGAGATGGCGCTGCTGTCCGACGAGCGGCGGACCGCGACCGTGCGCGCGGCGGTAAACGTCGAGACGATCGTCCTCCAGTCGAACGTCTTCAAGTCGGTCGTCGCGCGCAATGCGAGCCTGCGCGGCGAGTTCCAGGCGGAAGTGCTCGAGCGCGTCGCCGAGAACGTGAAGCGCGAGTCCGAGCCCGAGCCCGGCAACCTCATCAGCTTCCTGCTCGCGCAGGGCATCGGCGAAGCGACCGACGTGCTGCTCATCGACGAGAGCCTGTGCATACGCTGCGACAATTGCGAGAAAGCGTGCGCGGACTCGCACGACGGGACGTCGCGCCTCGACCGCCAGGCGGGTCCCACGTTCGCGAACATCCACGTGCCGACGTCGTGCCGGCACTGCGAGAACCCGCACTGCATGAAGGACTGCCCGCCCGACGCGATCCATCGCAATCCGCAGGGCGAGGTCTACATCGACGACACGTGCATCGGCTGCGGCAACTGCCAGAAGAACTGTCCGTACGGCGTGATCCAGCTCGCGACCGCACATCCCAAGCGCCACCGTCCGAGCCTGTGGGCGTGGCTGATCACCGGACTCACGACCGAGCCGGGACGCGAGCGCACCGCGGAAGGCGCCGACAAGGACGGCGCGAAGAAAGCGGTGAAGTGCGACATGTGCAAGGATCTGTGGGGCGGCGCGGCGTGCGTGCGCGCGTGCCCGACCGGGGCGGCGATCCGGGTGAGCCCCGAGAAGTTTCTCGACTACGCCGGGAATTGA
- a CDS encoding fatty acid desaturase, whose amino-acid sequence MFPARPGLESVRWRDLLRLSRGEVSRELALPLPWLAASWVAAAHELYAFALCASFMFFLTGLRQVHNAYHYALGISRKGTEGVMFLLSVLMLGSMHAVQLTHLLHHRSCMKHDDVEAMSARMPGWRALLVGPLFPLRLHRKALAIAGARHRRWIRAELAANVALLFVVLAVLDVAWLRYHVLAMLLGQCLTAFFAVWTVHHDCDPDGVLARTIRNRLKAIVTYDMFYHVEHHLFPGVPTRKLPVLARRLDEVAPELASKKVF is encoded by the coding sequence ATGTTTCCGGCGCGCCCCGGTCTCGAGAGCGTGCGGTGGAGGGACCTGCTTCGCCTCAGCAGGGGTGAGGTCTCCCGCGAGCTCGCGCTTCCGCTGCCCTGGCTCGCCGCGTCGTGGGTCGCGGCAGCGCACGAGCTCTACGCGTTCGCCCTCTGCGCGTCGTTCATGTTCTTCCTGACGGGGCTGCGTCAGGTCCATAACGCCTATCACTACGCGCTCGGTATCTCCCGCAAAGGAACCGAAGGGGTGATGTTCCTCCTGAGCGTGCTCATGCTCGGTTCGATGCACGCGGTGCAGCTCACACATCTGCTGCATCATCGCTCCTGCATGAAGCACGACGACGTCGAGGCGATGAGCGCGCGCATGCCGGGATGGCGGGCGCTGCTGGTGGGACCGCTTTTCCCGCTCCGGCTGCACCGCAAGGCGTTGGCGATCGCCGGGGCACGGCACCGCCGCTGGATCCGCGCCGAGCTGGCGGCGAACGTCGCCCTGCTCTTTGTCGTGCTCGCGGTGCTGGACGTGGCCTGGCTCCGCTACCACGTCCTCGCCATGCTGCTGGGCCAATGCCTCACCGCATTCTTCGCGGTGTGGACCGTCCACCACGACTGCGATCCCGACGGCGTGCTCGCGCGGACGATACGCAACCGCCTGAAGGCGATCGTCACCTACGACATGTTCTATCACGTCGAGCACCACCTCTTCCCCGGGGTGCCGACGCGCAAGCTGCCGGTGCTCGCGCGGCGGCTGGACGAGGTGGCGCCGGAGCTTGCTTCGAAGAAGGTGTTTTAA
- a CDS encoding MerR family transcriptional regulator, whose translation MEASNHNPTKAVLPPIPAKRYFTIGEVSELCGVKPHVLRYWEQEFTQLKPVKRRGNRRYYQHHEVLLIRRIRELLYDQGFTISGARNRLDELVAEPAKAARQAEPDPNLLAVRKEIQSLLEMLRA comes from the coding sequence ATGGAAGCGAGCAACCACAACCCCACTAAGGCCGTGCTGCCGCCGATCCCGGCGAAGCGCTACTTCACGATCGGCGAGGTGAGCGAGCTGTGCGGCGTCAAGCCGCACGTGCTGCGCTACTGGGAGCAGGAGTTCACCCAGTTGAAGCCGGTCAAGCGCCGGGGCAACCGGCGCTACTACCAGCACCACGAGGTGCTGCTGATCCGCCGCATCCGGGAGCTCCTGTACGACCAGGGCTTCACCATCAGCGGCGCTCGTAACCGCCTCGACGAGCTCGTCGCCGAGCCGGCTAAGGCCGCCCGACAGGCCGAGCCCGACCCCAACCTGCTGGCGGTCCGCAAGGAAATCCAGAGCCTGCTGGAGATGCTCCGGGCCTGA
- a CDS encoding integration host factor subunit alpha — MTLTKAELADLLFEKVGFNKREAKDMVESFFEEVRTALEAGNGVKLSGFGNFQLRDKPQRPGRNPKTGEEIPITARRVVTFHASQKLKAMVEEKYGDADGSEQPQPH; from the coding sequence ATGACCTTAACCAAGGCCGAGCTCGCGGACCTGCTTTTCGAAAAAGTCGGCTTCAACAAGCGCGAAGCGAAGGACATGGTCGAATCGTTCTTCGAGGAAGTGCGCACCGCGCTCGAAGCCGGGAACGGGGTCAAGCTCTCCGGATTCGGTAATTTTCAGCTTCGCGACAAGCCTCAGCGGCCGGGCCGCAATCCCAAGACCGGGGAAGAGATCCCGATCACCGCGCGCCGCGTGGTCACGTTCCACGCGTCCCAGAAGCTCAAGGCCATGGTCGAAGAGAAATACGGCGACGCGGATGGAAGCGAGCAACCACAACCCCACTAA
- the pheT gene encoding phenylalanine--tRNA ligase subunit beta, whose protein sequence is MKFSENWLRTFVDPKLDTNALADAITFGGIEVEEIEPAAPSFAQVVVGEVLSVEKHPNAERLSLCQVNVGVAPLAIVCGAPDVRAGMKVPTALVGAKLPGIEIKAAKVRGIESHGMLCSEKELGLSEESSGLMALPADATVGMSVRELLDLDDAVLTTKPTPNRGDCLSILGVAREVAAITGAAARLPQVDPVPAATDAALTVTLETPDACPLYCGRLVKGVNARAATPQWMRARLERSGLRSISAIVDITNYVMLELGQPLHAFDANKLEGGIRVRCARPAEKLELLNGETRELSPEYLVIADEEKAVALAGIMGGAGTAVDDATRDIFLESAFFSPDVIAGKSRVLGFGSDSSFRFERGVDFGGTHRALERATQLVLELCGGAAGPVTEARATLPERKPVTLRLTRAQRVLGIALPAGEVEDVLKRLGFAYESRDGAFVVTPPTYRFDIEIEEDLIEEIARIRGYENIPAAEPLARVSMLRAPEATRSRAALRARVAERDYTEVVTYSFIDAKWEAELAGNPHPVALANPIASQMSVMRSSLIPGLIDAVAFNVRHRQARVRVFEIGRCFRKAGDDYAQPVRVGGAAYGDALPEQWGMPARRVDFYDVKGDLEAVFAPREPRFEAAEHPALHPGKSAKLIVGTQTVGWIGELHPRWQQKYDLPLAPVLFELEYDALAAGEVAAYREIPRFPPVRRDMAALFDEAVPYQAVIEALKADAAPIVTDVRLFDVYRGKDLEKGKKSLAFRVLLQDTRKTLTDAEVESAVSRLRDVLRQRFDAKLR, encoded by the coding sequence ATGAAATTTTCCGAAAACTGGCTGCGCACGTTCGTCGACCCGAAGCTCGACACGAACGCGCTGGCCGACGCCATCACGTTCGGCGGCATCGAAGTCGAAGAGATCGAGCCGGCCGCGCCTTCGTTCGCACAGGTCGTCGTCGGCGAAGTGCTGTCGGTCGAGAAACATCCGAATGCCGAGCGCCTGTCGCTGTGCCAGGTCAACGTCGGCGTGGCGCCGCTCGCGATCGTCTGCGGCGCGCCGGACGTGCGCGCGGGCATGAAAGTCCCGACGGCGCTCGTCGGCGCGAAGCTGCCGGGCATCGAGATCAAGGCCGCGAAAGTGCGCGGCATCGAGTCGCACGGCATGCTGTGCTCGGAGAAAGAGCTCGGATTGTCCGAGGAGTCGTCGGGATTGATGGCGCTGCCCGCCGATGCGACCGTGGGCATGAGCGTGCGCGAGCTGCTCGACCTCGACGATGCGGTGCTCACGACCAAGCCCACGCCCAACCGCGGCGACTGCCTGTCGATCCTCGGTGTCGCGCGCGAAGTGGCGGCGATCACCGGCGCCGCGGCGAGGCTGCCGCAGGTCGATCCGGTGCCGGCGGCGACCGACGCTGCGTTGACCGTTACCCTCGAAACCCCGGACGCGTGCCCGCTGTATTGCGGGCGCCTCGTCAAAGGCGTGAATGCGCGAGCCGCGACGCCGCAGTGGATGCGCGCGCGCCTCGAACGCAGCGGGCTGCGCTCGATCAGCGCGATCGTCGACATCACCAACTACGTCATGCTCGAGCTCGGGCAGCCGCTGCATGCGTTCGATGCGAACAAGCTCGAAGGCGGCATCCGCGTGCGCTGCGCTCGGCCGGCGGAAAAGCTCGAGCTCCTGAACGGCGAGACGCGCGAGCTCTCGCCCGAGTACCTCGTCATCGCCGACGAAGAGAAGGCGGTGGCCCTCGCCGGCATCATGGGCGGCGCGGGCACCGCGGTCGACGATGCGACGCGCGACATCTTCCTCGAAAGCGCCTTCTTCTCGCCGGACGTGATCGCGGGCAAATCGCGCGTGCTCGGCTTCGGCTCGGATTCGTCGTTCCGCTTCGAGCGCGGCGTCGACTTCGGCGGGACGCATCGCGCGCTGGAGCGCGCCACGCAGCTCGTGCTCGAGCTCTGCGGGGGGGCCGCGGGTCCGGTCACCGAAGCGCGCGCCACGCTGCCCGAGCGCAAGCCGGTGACCCTGCGCCTTACGCGCGCGCAGCGCGTGCTCGGTATCGCACTGCCGGCGGGTGAGGTCGAGGACGTGCTGAAGCGCCTCGGCTTCGCGTACGAGAGCCGCGACGGCGCCTTCGTCGTCACGCCCCCGACGTATCGCTTCGACATCGAGATCGAAGAAGACCTGATCGAAGAGATCGCGCGCATCCGCGGCTACGAGAACATTCCCGCCGCCGAGCCGCTCGCGCGCGTGAGCATGCTGCGGGCGCCCGAAGCGACGCGCTCGCGCGCGGCCTTGCGCGCGCGCGTCGCCGAGCGCGATTACACCGAGGTCGTCACCTACAGCTTCATCGACGCGAAGTGGGAAGCGGAGCTCGCGGGCAACCCGCACCCGGTCGCGCTCGCCAACCCGATCGCCAGCCAGATGAGCGTGATGCGCTCGAGCCTGATCCCGGGGCTGATCGACGCCGTCGCGTTCAACGTGCGCCACAGGCAGGCGCGAGTGCGCGTGTTCGAGATCGGCCGCTGCTTTCGCAAGGCGGGGGACGATTATGCCCAGCCGGTGCGCGTCGGCGGCGCCGCTTACGGCGACGCGCTGCCGGAGCAATGGGGCATGCCCGCCCGCCGGGTCGATTTCTACGACGTCAAAGGCGACCTCGAGGCGGTCTTCGCGCCGCGCGAGCCGCGCTTCGAGGCCGCCGAGCACCCGGCGCTGCACCCCGGCAAGTCGGCGAAGCTCATCGTCGGCACCCAGACCGTCGGCTGGATCGGCGAGCTGCACCCGCGCTGGCAGCAGAAATACGACTTGCCGCTGGCCCCGGTGCTGTTCGAGCTCGAATACGACGCGCTGGCGGCGGGGGAAGTCGCCGCTTATCGCGAGATCCCGAGGTTCCCGCCGGTGCGCCGCGACATGGCGGCGCTGTTCGACGAAGCGGTCCCTTATCAGGCCGTCATCGAGGCGCTCAAGGCGGACGCCGCGCCCATCGTCACCGACGTCCGGCTCTTCGACGTCTACCGGGGAAAGGACCTGGAAAAAGGGAAAAAAAGTCTTGCATTCAGAGTGTTATTGCAGGATACTCGAAAGACTCTGACCGATGCGGAAGTGGAATCGGCGGTCTCCCGGCTTCGCGACGTGCTGCGCCAGCGGTTCGACGCAAAGCTCCGCTGA
- the pheS gene encoding phenylalanine--tRNA ligase subunit alpha: MSDVDTIVSEALEIFRGIDDPDELEGAKAKYLGKTGVITELRKTLGKLPPEERPAMGVRFNEAKDKLEEALRARREAIQNEKLEARLKEESLDVTLPGRGRGLGALHPVTRTLERVEAIFHSVGFEVADGPEIESDYYNFTALNQPENHPARSMHDTFYLADGKHLLRTHTSPIQVRWMESHRPPIKIIAPGRVYRVDSDATHSPMFHQVEGLWIDEHVTFADLKGVVADFLKRFFEREDLKVRFRPSFFPFTEPSAEVDMSFGERWLEIGGCGMVHPKVLQNVRIDPEKYHGFAFGMGLDRLTMLRYGVNDLRLFFENDLRFLKQFT, encoded by the coding sequence ATGTCAGACGTAGATACCATAGTCAGCGAAGCGCTCGAGATCTTCCGCGGGATCGACGATCCCGACGAGCTCGAAGGCGCGAAAGCGAAGTACCTCGGCAAGACCGGCGTGATCACCGAGCTGCGGAAAACGCTCGGCAAGCTGCCGCCCGAAGAGCGCCCCGCGATGGGCGTGCGCTTCAACGAGGCGAAGGACAAGCTCGAAGAGGCGCTGCGCGCACGCCGCGAAGCGATCCAGAACGAGAAGCTCGAGGCCCGCCTCAAGGAAGAGTCGCTCGACGTGACGCTCCCGGGCAGGGGACGCGGACTCGGCGCGCTGCATCCGGTCACCCGCACGCTGGAACGCGTCGAGGCGATCTTCCACTCGGTCGGCTTCGAAGTCGCGGACGGTCCCGAGATCGAGTCCGACTACTACAACTTCACCGCGCTCAACCAGCCCGAGAACCATCCGGCGCGGTCGATGCACGACACGTTCTATCTCGCGGACGGCAAGCACCTCCTGCGGACGCACACCTCGCCGATCCAGGTGCGCTGGATGGAGAGCCACCGGCCGCCGATCAAGATCATCGCGCCGGGCCGCGTGTATCGCGTCGACTCCGACGCCACGCACTCGCCGATGTTCCACCAGGTCGAAGGCCTGTGGATCGACGAGCACGTCACGTTCGCGGACCTCAAGGGCGTGGTCGCCGATTTCCTCAAGCGCTTCTTCGAGCGCGAGGACCTGAAGGTGCGCTTCCGTCCTTCGTTCTTCCCGTTCACCGAGCCTTCGGCGGAAGTCGACATGAGCTTCGGCGAGCGCTGGCTGGAGATCGGCGGCTGCGGCATGGTCCACCCGAAAGTGCTGCAGAACGTGCGCATCGATCCCGAGAAGTACCACGGCTTCGCATTCGGCATGGGCCTCGACCGGCTGACGATGCTGCGCTACGGCGTCAACGACCTGCGATTGTTCTTCGAGAACGATCTGCGCTTCCTGAAGCAGTTCACATGA
- the rplT gene encoding 50S ribosomal protein L20 — MPRVKRGVIARAAHKKVLNAAKGFRGRRKNVFRIANEAVMRAGQYAYRDRRNKKRDFRALWITRINAAAREHGLSYSLFMNGLKKAEIAVDRKVLADIAVMDKAAFAKFVEKARASLGA; from the coding sequence ATGCCGAGAGTCAAACGTGGTGTCATCGCCCGCGCGGCGCACAAGAAGGTCCTCAACGCGGCCAAAGGCTTCCGCGGCCGCCGCAAGAACGTATTCCGCATCGCCAACGAAGCGGTCATGCGCGCCGGGCAGTACGCCTACCGCGACCGCCGCAACAAGAAGCGCGATTTCCGTGCGCTGTGGATCACCCGCATCAACGCCGCCGCGCGCGAGCACGGCCTGTCCTACAGCCTGTTCATGAACGGGCTGAAGAAGGCGGAGATCGCCGTCGACCGCAAGGTCCTGGCGGACATCGCCGTGATGGACAAAGCAGCATTTGCCAAATTCGTAGAAAAAGCGCGAGCGAGCCTCGGCGCCTGA
- the rpmI gene encoding 50S ribosomal protein L35 encodes MPKLKTKSGAAKRFKKLASGKFKRSSANLRHILTKKATKRKRHLRGTTMVHDSDQRSISRMMPN; translated from the coding sequence ATGCCGAAACTGAAAACCAAGTCCGGCGCGGCGAAGCGTTTCAAGAAGCTCGCCAGCGGCAAGTTCAAGAGGAGCAGCGCGAACCTGCGCCACATCCTCACCAAGAAAGCCACCAAGCGTAAGCGCCACCTGCGCGGCACCACGATGGTTCACGATTCCGATCAGCGCTCGATTTCGCGCATGATGCCGAACTAA
- the thrS gene encoding threonine--tRNA ligase: MPNIKLPDGSVRSYDKPVTVGEIAASIGPGLAKAALAGKVDGKLVDTAYTVDNDADVAIVTDKDPEGLEVIRHSTAHLLAHAVKELFPDAQVTIGPVIEDGFYYDFSYKRPFTPEDLGAIEKRMGEIAKRDIRVERSVMPRDEAVKFFSDQGEKYKAEIIGSIPEGENISLYGQGNFIDLCRGPHVPSTGKLKVHKLMKVAGAYWRGDSKNEMLSRIYGTAWTKKEDQEAYLHRLEEAEKRDHRKLGRQLDFFHMQDEAPGMVFWHPKGWTIWQQVEQYMRNVYRETGFQEVRCPSILDVTLWKRSGHWDNFRENMFFTGSENREYAVKPMNCPGHVQIFNAGLRSYRDLPLRYGEFGSCHRNEPSGALHGIMRVRGFTQDDGHIFCTPGHIEPEVEAFHRRALEVYADFGFTDVTVKLALRPEMRLGTDEVWEQAENALRAALRKCGVEWEELPGEGAFYGPKIEYHLKDSIGRPWQVGTIQVDFMMPGRLGAEYVDEDNTRKAPVMLHRAIVGSMERFIGILIENYAGALPVWLAPVQAVVMNISEGQIDYAKSVAAALRQAGLRAHADLRNEKISYKIREHSLQKLPYQVVVGDKEVAAQQVAVRSRKGEDLGRMTVEAFLSLLKAEEAQRGRTA, translated from the coding sequence ATGCCTAATATCAAGCTTCCGGATGGTTCGGTCCGTTCCTACGATAAGCCCGTCACGGTCGGCGAGATCGCGGCGTCGATCGGGCCGGGTCTCGCCAAAGCCGCGCTCGCCGGCAAGGTCGACGGCAAGCTCGTCGATACCGCCTACACGGTGGACAACGACGCCGACGTCGCCATCGTCACGGACAAGGATCCCGAAGGCCTGGAAGTCATCCGCCATTCGACGGCGCACCTGCTCGCGCACGCGGTGAAGGAGCTGTTTCCCGACGCGCAGGTGACGATCGGCCCGGTCATCGAGGACGGCTTCTATTACGACTTCTCGTACAAGCGGCCTTTCACCCCCGAGGACCTCGGCGCCATCGAAAAGCGCATGGGCGAGATCGCCAAGCGCGACATCAGGGTCGAGCGCAGCGTCATGCCGCGCGACGAGGCGGTGAAGTTCTTCAGCGACCAGGGCGAGAAATACAAGGCGGAGATCATCGGCTCCATCCCCGAGGGCGAGAACATCTCGCTCTACGGTCAGGGCAACTTCATCGACCTCTGCCGCGGCCCGCACGTGCCTTCGACGGGCAAGCTCAAGGTCCACAAGCTCATGAAGGTCGCCGGCGCCTATTGGCGCGGCGACTCCAAGAACGAGATGCTCTCGCGCATCTACGGCACGGCATGGACGAAAAAGGAAGACCAGGAGGCGTATCTCCATCGCCTGGAAGAGGCGGAGAAGCGTGACCACCGCAAGCTCGGCCGGCAGCTCGATTTCTTCCACATGCAGGACGAAGCCCCCGGCATGGTGTTCTGGCACCCCAAGGGCTGGACGATCTGGCAGCAGGTCGAGCAGTACATGCGCAACGTCTACAGGGAGACCGGCTTCCAGGAGGTGCGCTGCCCGTCGATCCTCGACGTGACGCTGTGGAAGCGCTCGGGCCACTGGGATAACTTCCGCGAGAACATGTTTTTCACGGGCTCGGAAAACCGCGAGTACGCGGTGAAGCCGATGAACTGCCCCGGGCACGTGCAGATCTTCAACGCCGGGCTGCGCAGCTATCGCGACCTGCCGCTGCGCTACGGCGAGTTCGGCTCCTGCCATCGCAACGAGCCTTCGGGCGCGCTGCACGGGATCATGCGGGTACGCGGGTTCACCCAGGACGACGGCCACATCTTCTGTACGCCGGGGCACATCGAGCCCGAAGTGGAAGCTTTTCACCGCCGTGCCCTGGAGGTGTACGCCGATTTCGGCTTTACCGACGTCACCGTGAAGCTCGCGCTGCGGCCCGAGATGCGTCTGGGCACGGACGAAGTCTGGGAGCAGGCGGAGAACGCATTGCGCGCCGCGTTACGCAAATGCGGCGTGGAGTGGGAGGAATTGCCCGGAGAAGGCGCGTTTTACGGTCCGAAGATCGAATATCACCTGAAAGACAGCATCGGCCGGCCATGGCAGGTCGGGACGATACAGGTCGATTTCATGATGCCCGGTCGCCTCGGGGCCGAGTACGTCGACGAGGACAACACCCGTAAGGCACCGGTTATGCTGCACCGGGCTATCGTGGGCTCGATGGAGCGCTTCATCGGCATCCTCATCGAGAATTACGCCGGGGCGCTGCCGGTGTGGCTCGCCCCCGTGCAGGCGGTCGTGATGAACATTTCGGAAGGCCAGATCGACTACGCGAAAAGCGTTGCTGCTGCGCTGCGTCAGGCCGGTCTGCGGGCTCATGCCGACTTGAGGAATGAAAAAATTTCCTATAAGATTCGAGAACATAGTCTGCAAAAGCTGCCTTACCAGGTCGTCGTAGGCGACAAGGAAGTGGCGGCGCAACAGGTTGCCGTTCGTTCCCGCAAGGGTGAGGACCTCGGCCGTATGACGGTCGAGGCTTTTCTTTCTCTGCTGAAGGCCGAAGAGGCGCAGCGGGGGAGGACGGCGTAA